The sequence GCTCGCACATGATCATGCGAATCCATTCGGCGCGCTCCGGGATTTCGATGCCCGCGAGTTTCTCCACCGCCAGGCACCAGGCGACGTTGTTGGAGTAGGGCGACAGGTAGTCCATGCGGTCGGTGTACGGCATGAACTCCTGATACGTCTTCGACTCGGCCAGCTTCTCGATCCCGCGGTGCAGGTAGCCGATGTCGAGGACCGCCTTCTCGATGGTTTCGCCGTCGAGCTTGACGACGCAGCGGAGCACACCGTGGGTGGCCGGGTGCTGCGGTCCCATGTTGAGGATCATCTCGTGCTCGAGCGGATCGACCTCCGACCATTCGGTCGCGGCCATCCCACCGTCACCCTCCGCCGCGCGTTTTTCCTCGATCCACGCGTGCTTGGCGTCGAGGCGCTCGTAGATCTTCTCGTTATGCTTCGGCCAGAAGCGGAACTTGTCGCCGAAGTCGAGACCGGGAAATTGAGGGGCCGTGGCCATGGGGAGTTGCTATTGGCGTGTGGTGCGTTTCAACGCTCAGACGGTAGCGCGTCTCGAACGTTCGTTATTCGTTATCCGTGTCGTCGGCGTAGTCCGACTTCGGCTCCAGGTAACTTTTCGTGGGCTTCGAGCCGTGTGCTGCGGCGAAGGGGTCCATCGTGAGCTCGCCCTCCGGCGTCTGCGGTGGAAGCGGAAGCGAACCCGGAACGCCGAGAAGCGGAAATTCCTTGCGGAGTGGGTGATACTCGAAGTCCTCCGGCATGTACATGCGCCGCAGGTCCGGATGCCCGTCGAATTTGATGCCGAGCATGTCGTAGGCTTCGCGCTCGTTCCAGTTCGCGGCGCGGTACACCTGCGTGACGCTCGGCACGCTCAGATCGTCCTCCTCGATGCGGATCTTGACACGAATTCGTTTGCCACGCTCCAGCGAGACGAGGTTGTAGAACATCTCGTAGCGCTCGTCCTCGGTGAAGCGGTCGATGCCGCCACAATCGGAGAAGTAGTTAAACCCCAGATCGTCGCGGAGGAACTGGCAGACCTCGCGTATTTTCTCCTTCTCAACGAAGACCGTGTCTTCGCCCGCGTAGGTTTCCACGTTCCAGACGACATCGCCAAACTCGTCGACGAGGGCCTTGATGACGTCCGGGATCCGGGTTGCCCCCTTGGCATGTGGATTCGACTCCGAGTCGTCGGCCCGGGCCTC comes from Longibacter salinarum and encodes:
- a CDS encoding NADH-quinone oxidoreductase subunit C, which codes for MRDDERNAQPKQEKREHEALKFYYTPMDEARADDSESNPHAKGATRIPDVIKALVDEFGDVVWNVETYAGEDTVFVEKEKIREVCQFLRDDLGFNYFSDCGGIDRFTEDERYEMFYNLVSLERGKRIRVKIRIEEDDLSVPSVTQVYRAANWNEREAYDMLGIKFDGHPDLRRMYMPEDFEYHPLRKEFPLLGVPGSLPLPPQTPEGELTMDPFAAAHGSKPTKSYLEPKSDYADDTDNE